The window ATAATCAggttaatattcatttttgaACAACAGAATACAAATGTTTCACCTTAGGAAGAGTTCAGATACCATTACTTGGGGGATTAATTCAGTGTTTTCATTACAGCATTCATGTGTCTCCTCCAGTCTTTCATACTAATCTTTGGTCTTGGGGCAAAAAGTCAAACAGTTCAACTTTGTTTGAAGGCTTGTCAGATGATCACAAAATCAGTGCCTCCTTAACACGGCTGGGAAATGAATCGAAACCAACATTCAGAACCTGTAATCTTGCCCATGTAAATTATTTTGATTATGTTCAGGGCAGAATAACGTCACCTCGACATGGAAGCAGTGTCCgtcgtttggacacattttgtctttagggaagacgacactgaacaaaaagaagtcaaatgtaaacactgtagaaaaaccttttttttttactgttttagagaagttcatttcttctttaaaagtaaaaggtgtctttttcatttcaagcgatgctttgatttcagttctaaatattcaataaataaccacaaaatagttcTTCAGATATGAACTCTtccattagaaaaaaatatcccagctttaatagttgagcaTATTTTCAGTAGAGACCACGTCggtgaactatgagggcaaaaaacaacaacgaaaTAATAGTTTATTAATCGTGATCCAGGTCAAACATTCAATTAACAGTGattgatattgatttgaggtcatatcgcctAGCCTTCCTCGTAGAATAAGGTGTTTCTGTTGAAATTCAACAGACACTGATATAGAACGGTTCCCGTTGCATGTAGAGATGCTGATTTAGGGAGTTTGGTGTGGTtgtctacattttttaaagagcttTGCATAGTAGTGTTTTGTGAACCTTCAGCCTTGTGTCAAAATGGGCCATTATAATATGAATTAGTGTGGCATGTTGTGTCAGTGTGGTCTGTAAAGTTCTTATTTATCTGTTTCCCCGCAGGAATCATTCTCTGTGACCTGACATCATGACGCTGTTTCACTTCGGGAACTGCTTTGCTCTGGCCTATTTCCCTTACTTTATAACCTACAAGTGCAGTGGCCTGTAAGTGTCTGTCTGAATCATAAATCTCCAGTATGTGTGGTTGACGGTGTATGACAATCTATCACTAGTGAAGAGTAGTTGGAATAAAATATGAGTTTTATACTACTGTTTAtacagacatgttttcttttgtactCCTCTTCTGTACTAACATATGTTGAGAGATTAAGAAGTCTGTCAATAATCTGCTTAGTAATGGCAGAGGTTTGAGAGGGGGTCTGCATAATCCTCTTAGAAGTGTGAAGTGTGCACTTTAATGTGCTCACACTTTTGCTTTACtacaaaatatttgtttctgttgCTGTTATTAAATTCAAGACATAAAGAATGACCCCTCATACCTCCGgtttcttttattaaaaacatgttgtgctCTGTGCTTCCTTATTTGAAAGTCCtatctttaatgtgtttgtgtgttcaatCTTTAGTTCAGAGTACAATGCCTTCTGGAGATGTGTCCAGGCTGGAGCAACCTACTTGTTTGTTCAACTCTGTAAGGTGAGAGAGGTttctgctggttaaaaaaatctgtcatcatTTTGAAGCTCAATGCTTCCTAAAACTTATTCAAAATGTCAATGTTTGTTCATGTGAAGTCAAGTCTTTTAACTCCGTCTGACCTTCAGAGATGTAACTCATCTTGGGGGATAGGTCGTGTGGATTGTTTTCTCTGGGCGACattaaaagtgaacatttttttttgccaccaCTTCAATGCAGGTTTAATAAACagggttttcttttctgtgtttcagatgCTGTTCCTGGCTACCTTTTTCCCCACATGGGAAGTAGGAGCGGGTGTTTATGATTTTGTAGGGGTGAGTAGTGATGACTCTTCATTTTAGCTACAACAGGATATGAATGTAGAAGATCAGTATTTCCCCACACTTTCAGATTTTGTTAACTGTTATAAACGCAAATCAAATCCCACTTAAGCTGAGGAGGTGAGTGTGACACAGAAGTGTGTCTTTGTTGTCCAGGAATTTATGAAATCAACGGTGGACCTGGCAGACTTGTTGGGCCTCCATCTTGTGATGTCTCGTAATGCTGGTAAAGGAGAGTACAAGATCATGGTGGCTGCTATGGGCTGGGCAACAGCAGAACTTGTGATGTCCAGGTAAGCAGCGACACTGTTCCAGCAGGTGAAACATTATGTTTAGtttaagggcgcactcacacgtGGTAAAGTTGCTCAGTACCGGGCTGAGGCACAATTGTtaaaatgaactggactttgggaCTCAagtgtg is drawn from Labrus bergylta chromosome 8, fLabBer1.1, whole genome shotgun sequence and contains these coding sequences:
- the tmem147 gene encoding BOS complex subunit TMEM147; protein product: MTLFHFGNCFALAYFPYFITYKCSGLSEYNAFWRCVQAGATYLFVQLCKMLFLATFFPTWEVGAGVYDFVGEFMKSTVDLADLLGLHLVMSRNAGKGEYKIMVAAMGWATAELVMSRCLPLWVGARGIEFDWKYIQMSFDSNISLIHYIAMAAVVWMFTRYDLPKSFRLPVTVLLALCVYKSFLMELFVHVFLLGSWTVLLVKAVLTGAISLCSLFLFVTLVHSN